From one Halomarina ordinaria genomic stretch:
- a CDS encoding DUF362 domain-containing protein has translation MDFPTREAVDELLPERTLPPMADVRYRPPSEALEDVAGAATAAVGDLPLRTLSAGDHVAVGVGSRGIASLPAIVSAIVEELQERDLNPTIVPAMGSHGGATAAGQREVLGALGITEPAMGCPIDARMDTERVGVVTVNGVEIPVHVSTAAREADGCVVVNRVKPHTNYTGDIESGLCKMSVVGLGKQRGANAFHETALSVGYVETLRTAFSAVRTALPLLGGVAVVEDFYEEIAVVEGIPAAALPDAEKPLLERARSLMATLPTDRIDLLVIDEIGKDISGSGMDTNVVGRYRVLNTEDPTLPDVKLIYVRGLSRATKHNGMGIGLADLTRRSVVDDIDITKTYTNALTSGSLAKVHLPLVLPDDESAIAAALGALGTVDDETARVVWIENTSELSRLRLSPALVDELADRIEVESVVNPTFVNGEVQFDRRAE, from the coding sequence ATGGACTTTCCGACCCGCGAGGCGGTCGACGAGCTGCTACCGGAGCGCACACTCCCACCGATGGCTGACGTCAGGTATCGGCCGCCGTCCGAGGCGCTCGAGGACGTCGCCGGAGCGGCCACCGCGGCCGTCGGCGATCTCCCACTCAGGACGCTGTCGGCGGGTGATCACGTCGCGGTGGGGGTCGGAAGTCGCGGAATTGCATCGCTTCCCGCTATCGTGAGCGCCATCGTGGAGGAACTCCAAGAGCGCGACCTGAACCCGACCATCGTACCGGCGATGGGGAGTCACGGAGGGGCGACCGCGGCCGGTCAGCGCGAGGTACTCGGGGCGCTCGGAATCACGGAACCCGCGATGGGGTGTCCCATCGACGCGCGTATGGACACCGAGCGCGTCGGAGTGGTGACCGTCAACGGCGTCGAGATACCCGTCCACGTCTCGACGGCCGCTCGTGAAGCCGACGGATGCGTCGTCGTCAACCGCGTCAAGCCCCACACGAACTACACCGGAGACATCGAGAGCGGTTTGTGTAAGATGTCTGTCGTCGGTCTCGGAAAACAGCGCGGAGCAAACGCCTTCCACGAGACCGCGCTGTCTGTCGGTTACGTTGAGACCCTCCGGACCGCCTTCAGCGCCGTTCGGACCGCTCTCCCATTGCTCGGTGGCGTCGCCGTCGTCGAGGACTTCTACGAGGAAATCGCTGTCGTCGAGGGCATCCCCGCCGCGGCGCTCCCTGACGCCGAGAAACCGCTGCTCGAACGAGCCCGATCGCTGATGGCGACCCTCCCGACGGACCGAATCGATCTGCTGGTCATCGATGAAATCGGCAAGGATATCTCAGGGTCTGGGATGGACACGAACGTCGTCGGCCGATACCGCGTTCTCAACACCGAAGACCCCACTCTCCCCGACGTGAAACTCATCTACGTTCGAGGACTCTCGCGAGCGACGAAGCACAACGGAATGGGTATCGGTCTAGCCGACTTGACGCGGCGGAGCGTGGTCGACGATATCGACATCACGAAGACGTACACCAACGCACTGACGAGCGGGTCGCTCGCCAAGGTACACCTCCCGCTGGTGTTACCGGACGACGAGTCGGCCATCGCAGCGGCGTTGGGGGCGCTCGGAACGGTCGACGACGAGACGGCCCGGGTCGTCTGGATAGAGAATACCTCGGAGCTATCACGGCTCCGGCTCTCGCCGGCGCTCGTCGACGAACTCGCCGACCGAATCGAGGTGGAATCCGTCGTCAATCCGACCTTCGTGAACGGCGAAGTCCAGTTCGATAGGCGTGCCGAGTAA
- a CDS encoding mandelate racemase/muconate lactonizing enzyme family protein, producing MEIESVESFPVTLPLAEPVSFSNRTIEYRDHAITYVRAVDGTEGVGYSLGYEGADLVSRAVESLLRPMLVGEDPRDTERLWREMFDGTVQIGRAGLLLRAISTVDIALWDLKAKAVGQPLWKLLGGYADRVPSYASGGYYRDEKCHGALRDEVARYVEQGHDVVKMKVGRLSVADEVERVAAVRDEIGHDRTLLLDANGAWSTATEAIRACRAFDPYDPYFIEEPVMIDKVDLMAAVNGAIDYPVATGELEGPRYRFTQLYDRGAAEILQPDATVCGGITEWLKIAHHAAAYDVPIAPHYNWNLHASLVAAVENGLWVEYFYRDMEVKLFDDLVANPLTPDDEGFLSVPDRPGHGVELDERAVERFRGAP from the coding sequence ATGGAGATCGAATCGGTAGAGTCCTTTCCGGTGACGCTTCCGCTCGCAGAACCGGTCTCCTTTTCGAATCGGACGATAGAGTACCGCGACCACGCGATAACGTACGTCAGGGCGGTCGACGGCACCGAGGGTGTCGGCTACTCGCTCGGCTACGAGGGGGCGGACCTCGTCTCTCGCGCGGTCGAATCCCTGTTGAGACCGATGCTCGTCGGCGAGGACCCCCGCGACACCGAGCGACTGTGGCGCGAGATGTTCGACGGAACGGTCCAGATCGGCCGCGCGGGACTCCTGCTACGCGCCATCTCCACCGTCGACATCGCGCTCTGGGACCTCAAGGCGAAGGCTGTCGGTCAACCGCTCTGGAAACTCCTCGGCGGATACGCGGATCGCGTCCCGTCGTATGCCAGCGGAGGGTACTACCGCGACGAGAAATGTCACGGGGCACTCCGTGACGAGGTCGCCCGCTACGTCGAGCAGGGTCACGACGTCGTGAAGATGAAGGTCGGCCGGCTGTCGGTAGCCGACGAGGTCGAACGCGTCGCGGCGGTCCGCGACGAGATCGGCCACGACCGGACGCTCCTGCTCGACGCGAACGGTGCGTGGTCCACCGCGACGGAGGCCATCCGCGCCTGCAGGGCTTTCGACCCCTACGACCCCTACTTCATCGAGGAACCGGTGATGATAGACAAGGTCGACCTGATGGCGGCCGTCAACGGGGCTATCGACTACCCGGTCGCGACAGGCGAACTGGAGGGCCCGCGGTACCGGTTCACACAGCTCTACGACCGGGGGGCGGCGGAGATACTCCAGCCCGACGCGACGGTCTGCGGTGGCATCACCGAGTGGCTCAAGATAGCTCACCATGCCGCCGCGTACGACGTACCGATCGCCCCGCACTACAACTGGAACCTCCACGCTTCACTCGTCGCGGCAGTCGAGAACGGTCTCTGGGTCGAGTACTTCTATCGGGACATGGAGGTGAAACTGTTCGACGACCTCGTGGCGAACCCGCTGACGCCGGACGACGAGGGGTTCCTCTCCGTTCCCGACCGACCGGGACACGGTGTCGAACTCGACGAACGCGCCGTCGAGCGCTTCCGTGGGGCGCCGTGA
- a CDS encoding enoyl-CoA hydratase/isomerase family protein, with amino-acid sequence MTDDVLYEVDGGIATITMNRPDVHNAFTRDTIFHLNEAIRDAREDDAVYAIVLTGAGDGFCSGADVRSMPDWTQMTKEDYAGYLWSVQNVVRQLRTTAKPTAAAVDGPAVGAGCDFALATDVRYLSPDALLREGFVRIGLIPGDGGGWLLPRLIGEAKAREYLLTGKDITPEDAVDLGLAVEVTDDPLGAAHGFAEEVRDLPATAVQHTKALIDSEQSYEDYSERAIEYQWLCVNDAEHHEAVAAFNEKRAPDFDREY; translated from the coding sequence ATGACGGACGATGTCCTGTACGAAGTCGACGGCGGCATCGCGACCATCACGATGAATCGCCCGGACGTCCACAACGCGTTCACGAGAGACACGATATTCCATCTCAATGAAGCGATTCGCGACGCGCGGGAAGACGACGCCGTGTACGCCATCGTTCTAACGGGAGCGGGCGACGGGTTCTGCTCCGGCGCCGACGTGCGGAGCATGCCCGACTGGACACAGATGACGAAGGAAGACTACGCCGGTTACCTCTGGAGCGTCCAGAACGTCGTCCGACAGCTCCGCACGACCGCGAAGCCGACCGCGGCGGCCGTCGACGGTCCCGCAGTGGGCGCGGGCTGCGACTTCGCGCTCGCGACCGATGTCCGCTATCTCTCCCCGGACGCCCTTCTCCGCGAGGGCTTCGTCAGAATCGGCCTCATCCCCGGCGACGGCGGGGGGTGGTTGCTCCCCCGGCTCATCGGCGAGGCGAAGGCTCGTGAGTACCTCCTCACGGGGAAGGACATCACCCCGGAAGACGCCGTCGACTTGGGCCTGGCCGTTGAGGTGACAGACGACCCGCTCGGGGCGGCCCACGGGTTCGCAGAGGAGGTCCGTGACTTGCCTGCGACAGCCGTCCAGCACACGAAAGCGCTCATCGACTCCGAACAGAGCTACGAGGACTACTCCGAGCGGGCCATCGAGTACCAGTGGCTCTGCGTGAACGACGCCGAACATCACGAGGCTGTCGCGGCATTCAATGAGAAGCGAGCGCCCGACTTCGACCGTGAGTACTGA
- a CDS encoding FAS1-like dehydratase domain-containing protein, which yields MPSYPLADLKARIGETKTTVEDLTVEPGKVQEFAAAIHDPNPLYRDPDTARDAGLDHVPAPPTFLRTWYFQRYRPEGVGIDFGFDLGLDPRHTIHGQQRYEYDQPVFVGDTLSGKTTLADVYQRMGSRGGTMTFAVFETTFTAADGTRVARVENTRIETEGAITDDRDTNDQSAVGRDD from the coding sequence ATGCCGTCGTATCCACTAGCTGACCTGAAAGCGCGTATCGGCGAGACGAAGACGACCGTCGAGGACCTGACGGTGGAACCGGGGAAGGTTCAGGAGTTCGCGGCGGCGATTCACGATCCGAACCCACTCTACCGCGACCCCGACACCGCCCGCGATGCGGGGCTCGACCACGTTCCTGCCCCCCCGACGTTTCTCCGGACTTGGTACTTCCAGCGCTACCGACCAGAGGGCGTCGGCATCGACTTCGGGTTCGACCTCGGCCTCGACCCGCGTCACACGATTCACGGACAGCAGCGCTACGAGTACGACCAGCCGGTGTTCGTCGGCGACACGCTGTCCGGGAAGACGACGCTCGCGGACGTCTACCAGCGGATGGGGAGCCGCGGGGGAACGATGACGTTCGCTGTATTCGAGACAACGTTCACCGCCGCCGACGGGACGCGCGTCGCTCGGGTCGAGAACACGCGCATCGAAACAGAGGGAGCGATAACGGACGACCGAGACACGAACGACCAGAGTGCGGTGGGCCGGGATGACTGA
- a CDS encoding carboxymuconolactone decarboxylase family protein, which produces MARITLPTREDLPEEYRYLLGEDALGDLDLLRAMGTNPRILQTYMRHGTALWREAGLSVRQVELAILTIARTLESTYEWFQHVDIARDVDLTDEEIRAVGGRDDGPFDDNERTLLRYARVAANDDVSTDVHGSLVAAFNEVTVAGTAALVAHYVATGRFVSVLAV; this is translated from the coding sequence ATGGCACGGATCACGCTCCCTACTCGAGAGGACCTCCCCGAAGAGTACCGCTATCTACTCGGCGAGGACGCACTCGGCGACCTCGACTTGCTGCGAGCGATGGGCACCAACCCGCGGATACTCCAGACGTACATGCGCCACGGCACCGCGCTGTGGCGCGAGGCAGGGCTCTCCGTCCGGCAGGTCGAACTGGCCATCCTGACGATCGCCCGGACGCTCGAATCGACCTACGAGTGGTTCCAGCACGTCGACATCGCCCGCGACGTGGATCTCACTGACGAGGAGATACGCGCCGTCGGTGGCCGCGACGATGGGCCGTTCGACGACAACGAGCGCACGCTTCTTCGCTACGCCCGAGTGGCGGCGAACGACGATGTCTCGACCGACGTTCACGGTTCACTCGTTGCCGCCTTCAACGAGGTCACGGTCGCCGGAACCGCGGCGCTCGTCGCGCACTACGTCGCGACCGGTCGATTCGTCTCCGTCCTCGCCGTCTAA
- a CDS encoding enoyl-CoA hydratase/isomerase family protein → MDDRDRMAAVDDATSLLAVTSDEYAPDVVTVELDRPDRRNALNVALRQELCDVCDALATADGLKGVVLTGSAAAGAFAAGGDVRDMRDRDALEQRAALEDVPIYRRIAELPVPVVARITGYALGGGCELAMASDIRIAHREATLGLPEINLGIFPGGGGTQRLPRLVGAGRASRLILTGEHIDAPEAVDIGLVDEMCDDDDALDERVTDIATALSTKSALALRTAKRAIRASYQTPLDTGLEYERELFTTLFASGEKDEGIDAFLAGRDPEWRY, encoded by the coding sequence ATGGACGACCGAGATAGAATGGCTGCGGTCGACGACGCGACGAGCCTCCTCGCCGTCACCTCCGACGAGTACGCACCGGATGTCGTCACGGTCGAACTCGATCGTCCTGACCGGCGCAACGCCCTCAACGTGGCGCTTCGGCAGGAACTCTGTGACGTCTGCGACGCGCTGGCAACCGCTGACGGGCTCAAGGGTGTGGTACTCACCGGTTCGGCGGCGGCCGGCGCATTCGCCGCGGGCGGAGATGTCCGTGATATGCGCGATAGAGACGCGCTCGAACAGCGTGCTGCTCTAGAAGACGTGCCCATCTACCGGCGAATCGCGGAACTCCCCGTACCGGTCGTCGCACGCATCACGGGGTACGCGCTCGGCGGCGGTTGCGAACTCGCGATGGCCAGCGACATCCGCATCGCCCACCGCGAGGCAACGCTCGGTCTCCCCGAAATCAACCTCGGGATTTTCCCGGGTGGTGGCGGGACGCAGCGACTCCCGCGCCTCGTCGGCGCGGGTCGAGCGTCGCGGCTGATACTGACCGGCGAACACATTGATGCCCCCGAGGCGGTGGATATCGGTCTGGTCGACGAGATGTGCGACGACGACGACGCGCTCGACGAGCGGGTTACTGACATCGCGACGGCGCTCTCGACGAAGAGTGCGCTCGCGTTGCGGACGGCCAAACGGGCGATTCGAGCGAGTTACCAGACACCCCTCGACACCGGACTTGAGTACGAACGGGAGCTCTTCACGACGCTGTTCGCTTCCGGCGAGAAGGACGAGGGTATCGACGCGTTCCTCGCAGGGCGCGACCCCGAATGGCGGTACTGA
- a CDS encoding TAXI family TRAP transporter solute-binding subunit, translating to MADRASGRTVDRRTVLRTLGVGGIAGVAGCLGGSNGGNRSDGDGNGSGNGNDSGGGGSGQYNWVIGTSSDGTTAHTSGVAFSEVVNEHSDMIEMSAQTSGGTGASLALMAQGENEAGTITTVLVDRANRGVAPFEDVEATITQTFSYLTLDFHLMKREEAGLDDVETVDDIPPDTPMSWGQRQGTNFEVAVEAMQLSGIDNPTEHFTDLRDIAVADQAEALREGRVDIIMPYTANLTSKLGWVQELDSTVDIEPVNFTFSEEELQNSSLPVAYGEISPDVWNQEVSKPATALVTGYLVGFPADTDEEAVYEFTKTILDNSSEVNEYAEYLEKLSPEFALEWLLKSENGPIHPGAERYYKENDLWTDDLVSLDDYES from the coding sequence ATGGCTGACAGAGCCAGCGGTAGGACAGTGGATCGACGGACAGTACTACGAACGCTCGGCGTCGGCGGTATCGCAGGAGTCGCGGGGTGTCTCGGCGGGTCGAACGGTGGAAACAGGAGCGATGGTGATGGCAACGGTAGCGGCAACGGGAACGATAGTGGCGGTGGCGGAAGCGGACAGTATAACTGGGTTATCGGGACGAGCAGCGACGGTACGACGGCTCACACTTCCGGCGTTGCGTTTTCGGAGGTTGTCAACGAACACAGCGATATGATAGAGATGAGCGCCCAGACGAGCGGTGGGACCGGTGCCAGTCTGGCGCTCATGGCTCAAGGAGAAAACGAGGCGGGTACCATCACTACAGTCCTCGTCGACCGGGCAAACCGGGGGGTTGCTCCCTTCGAGGACGTCGAGGCCACTATCACACAGACGTTCTCGTACCTCACGCTCGACTTCCACCTGATGAAGCGCGAGGAGGCTGGACTCGACGACGTCGAGACGGTCGACGATATCCCCCCTGATACGCCGATGTCGTGGGGACAACGCCAAGGGACGAACTTCGAGGTTGCTGTCGAGGCGATGCAGCTCTCGGGAATCGATAACCCCACAGAGCACTTCACGGACCTCCGCGACATCGCTGTCGCGGACCAGGCCGAAGCGCTACGTGAGGGGCGCGTCGACATTATCATGCCATATACCGCGAACCTCACGAGCAAACTGGGCTGGGTCCAAGAACTCGACTCGACGGTCGACATCGAGCCGGTCAACTTCACCTTCTCCGAGGAGGAACTCCAGAACAGCAGTCTCCCGGTCGCGTACGGCGAGATATCACCCGATGTGTGGAACCAAGAGGTCTCCAAGCCCGCAACGGCACTCGTCACCGGGTATCTCGTCGGATTCCCTGCTGACACCGACGAGGAAGCGGTCTACGAGTTCACGAAGACCATCCTCGACAACTCCTCCGAGGTCAACGAGTACGCGGAGTACCTCGAGAAACTCAGTCCCGAGTTTGCCCTGGAGTGGCTGCTGAAGAGCGAGAACGGCCCGATTCACCCGGGGGCGGAGCGATATTACAAGGAAAACGACCTCTGGACCGACGACCTCGTCTCGCTCGACGACTACGAGAGCTGA
- a CDS encoding acyl-CoA dehydrogenase family protein translates to MEVMSTLSAEQRQYVESVQDVVEAEMRGRAFSWNGETPWANLRALAEADLLCANFAPEYGGQGYGEFEAMLAVEAVGRVCPDTAWFVYTQQMVGPRAIEMFGSEVAKETYLPQIAEGRSHIAIAISEPDAGSDVGSMKTTVSESDDGTLVLNGEKIWVGGVPSSDAAVVWAKFPEGLGSLVLDFDAPGVDIEKHYRNMVNYTQTHFTIDDVEIPEENVLTRGREGFKQQLKALNWERLGSAVVANSWATCALDHALDYAAEREQFGQPIADFQGMEWKFADMLTEIEVSTAIAYREGVRAANAGTPPDRLATSMAKLYSSQMVERVASEAVQTVGARAYQKGHPLEYLFRLVRGRRIAAGTDEIQKNTIARTLKEKGIPSILDR, encoded by the coding sequence ATGGAGGTGATGTCAACGTTATCGGCCGAACAGCGACAGTACGTCGAATCGGTACAGGACGTCGTCGAGGCGGAGATGCGAGGGCGTGCGTTCTCGTGGAACGGCGAGACTCCGTGGGCGAACCTTCGAGCACTCGCCGAGGCGGACTTGCTGTGTGCGAACTTCGCGCCGGAGTACGGCGGCCAGGGCTACGGCGAGTTCGAGGCCATGTTGGCGGTGGAAGCCGTCGGGCGGGTCTGCCCGGACACTGCTTGGTTCGTTTACACCCAACAGATGGTCGGTCCCCGCGCCATCGAGATGTTCGGAAGCGAGGTTGCGAAGGAGACGTACCTCCCACAGATCGCCGAAGGTCGAAGCCACATCGCCATCGCCATCTCCGAACCCGACGCAGGGTCAGACGTCGGATCGATGAAAACGACCGTCTCCGAGTCCGACGACGGAACGTTAGTCCTGAACGGCGAGAAGATATGGGTCGGGGGAGTCCCGTCGTCGGACGCTGCGGTCGTCTGGGCGAAGTTCCCCGAGGGCCTCGGGTCGCTCGTCCTCGACTTCGACGCGCCGGGGGTCGATATCGAGAAACATTACCGAAACATGGTCAACTACACGCAGACACACTTCACCATCGACGATGTCGAGATTCCGGAGGAGAATGTCCTCACTCGAGGTCGTGAAGGGTTTAAACAACAATTGAAGGCGCTCAACTGGGAGCGCCTGGGTAGCGCTGTCGTCGCGAACTCGTGGGCGACCTGTGCACTCGACCACGCTCTCGACTACGCCGCCGAGCGCGAGCAGTTCGGTCAGCCTATCGCCGACTTTCAGGGTATGGAGTGGAAGTTCGCCGATATGCTCACCGAAATCGAGGTCTCGACGGCTATCGCCTATCGAGAGGGAGTGCGGGCAGCTAACGCCGGTACACCCCCGGACCGCCTGGCGACTTCGATGGCGAAACTCTACTCCTCGCAGATGGTCGAGCGCGTCGCGAGCGAAGCTGTACAAACAGTCGGGGCGCGTGCCTACCAGAAGGGCCATCCACTCGAGTATCTCTTTCGCCTAGTACGCGGTCGACGGATCGCTGCGGGTACCGACGAGATACAAAAGAACACTATTGCTCGGACGCTGAAAGAAAAGGGGATTCCGTCGATACTCGACCGATAG
- a CDS encoding MaoC/PaaZ C-terminal domain-containing protein has protein sequence MRWAGMTEITGGSTLDPATVAVGDGGPTVEVEDLSREDFVRYAGASGDFNPVHYDEPFAREAGYPSVFAQGMFTAGVASRFVVDWVGVGVLTSFSTRFAAQVWPGDSLTVDGSVAAVDRSDDRTTVDIEFSVRSDGEGVVLTGTATSIYPTAKSPMD, from the coding sequence GTGCGGTGGGCCGGGATGACTGAGATCACCGGCGGGTCGACGCTCGACCCGGCGACCGTGGCGGTCGGCGATGGGGGCCCGACCGTCGAAGTCGAAGACCTGTCTCGCGAAGACTTCGTTCGCTACGCGGGGGCGAGCGGCGACTTCAACCCCGTACACTACGACGAACCGTTCGCCCGCGAGGCGGGCTACCCGAGCGTCTTCGCCCAGGGGATGTTCACCGCGGGTGTCGCCTCACGCTTCGTCGTCGACTGGGTCGGGGTCGGAGTGCTCACCTCGTTCTCGACGCGGTTCGCCGCCCAGGTGTGGCCGGGCGACAGCTTGACCGTCGACGGGTCGGTCGCAGCAGTGGATCGGAGCGATGACAGAACGACCGTCGACATAGAGTTCTCGGTCCGCTCGGACGGCGAGGGAGTGGTACTCACCGGAACCGCGACCTCGATCTATCCGACAGCAAAAAGCCCGATGGATTGA
- a CDS encoding mandelate racemase/muconate lactonizing enzyme family protein, producing the protein MKDFSNQTANRTADRDVAITNIRCCVVEGNFEWNLIEVETDAGVTGIGESYRGGGTPEIIEYTNRFLVGENPLDVQRLFRRILQEMSGHGGTTGKVVTAASGIEIALWDAAGKILDLPVYQLLGGKYRDRVRMYCDCHAGEAYAVEDGYTSYADSAAYSPEAYAAEAARVRDLGYTALKFDLDFAMDNDPDPFNGRLSNAAIERKREIVAAVRDELGPEVDLAFDCHWDYTVESAKRLAYELEEFKLMWLEDLIPPENMDAQKEVTQATRTPVATGENRFRVHELSELLYEHGIDVATPDPTTVGGLGETVRIADRAEENYIPVSPHNVCSPVGTMACVHLGAAIPNFDVLEFHALEVDWWDDLVTEEDPLIRGGYIEVPEGPGLGIELDDEVVEEHRLEGTEGF; encoded by the coding sequence ATGAAAGACTTCTCCAACCAGACGGCGAACCGAACGGCAGACCGAGACGTAGCGATCACGAACATCCGGTGTTGCGTGGTCGAGGGGAATTTCGAATGGAACCTCATCGAAGTCGAGACCGATGCCGGCGTGACCGGTATCGGCGAGTCCTACCGCGGCGGGGGGACCCCCGAGATTATCGAGTACACGAACCGCTTCCTCGTCGGCGAGAACCCCCTCGATGTCCAGCGGCTCTTTCGGCGCATCCTCCAGGAGATGTCCGGGCACGGCGGGACGACCGGTAAGGTCGTCACAGCAGCCTCGGGTATCGAGATAGCGCTCTGGGACGCTGCGGGGAAAATCCTCGATTTGCCAGTGTACCAACTGCTCGGCGGGAAGTACCGCGACCGGGTACGGATGTACTGTGACTGTCACGCCGGTGAGGCGTACGCCGTCGAGGACGGTTACACGAGTTACGCCGACTCCGCGGCGTACAGTCCCGAAGCGTACGCCGCGGAAGCAGCGCGGGTACGAGACCTCGGGTACACGGCACTGAAGTTCGACCTGGATTTCGCGATGGACAACGATCCTGACCCGTTCAACGGTCGGCTGAGCAATGCTGCGATAGAACGCAAGCGCGAGATCGTTGCCGCCGTTCGTGACGAACTCGGTCCCGAGGTGGACCTCGCCTTCGACTGCCACTGGGACTACACCGTCGAGAGCGCGAAGCGCTTGGCGTACGAACTGGAGGAGTTCAAGCTGATGTGGCTCGAGGACCTCATTCCACCGGAGAACATGGACGCTCAAAAGGAGGTGACGCAGGCGACGCGCACCCCCGTCGCGACGGGCGAGAACCGCTTTCGCGTCCACGAACTCTCGGAGTTGCTCTACGAGCATGGCATCGACGTAGCGACGCCGGATCCGACGACGGTTGGCGGTCTGGGCGAGACGGTTCGTATCGCAGATCGCGCAGAGGAGAACTACATTCCCGTCTCCCCCCACAACGTCTGTAGCCCGGTCGGAACGATGGCCTGTGTCCACCTCGGCGCAGCCATCCCGAACTTCGACGTGCTCGAATTCCACGCCCTCGAAGTCGACTGGTGGGACGACCTGGTGACGGAGGAGGACCCACTCATTCGGGGCGGCTACATCGAGGTTCCGGAAGGACCGGGGCTCGGCATCGAACTCGACGACGAGGTCGTCGAAGAACACCGACTGGAGGGGACGGAAGGGTTCTGA